The genomic window CAGTGAGCACGCCGGCTTCATGGCCGACCTCATGACGGGGGAGGGCACGCGCGATGACTACGTCGCGCTCGTCGCCCAGCACTGGTTCATCTACGAGGCGCTCGAGCGCACCGCAGGCCAGATGCGCAGCGATCCCGTCGCATCGGTCTTCATCAGCGACAAGCTGACGCGCCTGCCCGCGCTCGAGGCCGACCTCGAGTTCCTCGTCGGCCCGGACTGGAAGTCGGCGATCACACCGCTGCCGACCACGCAGCGGTATGTCGACCGCATCAACGAGGTGGGCGCGACGTGGCCGGGCGGATTCGTCGCCCATCACTACACCCGCTACCTCGGAGACCTGTCCGGCGGCCAGTTCATCGGCCGGCTCATGGCGCGCCGATTCGGCTTCGAGACCAACGGCATCGGCTTCTACCTCTTCGAGGACATCGCCGATCCGCGGGCGTTCAAGGACGTCTACCGCGACCAGCTCGACGCGGCACCATGGGATGCCGCGGAGCAGGAGCGGGTGATCGACGAGGTGCTGCTCGCGTATCGGTTCAACACGGAGCTGTTCGACGACCTGGCCCAGGCGAAGGCCGCTCAGGTCGCCTGAGTCTGCGCCTGCGCCTGCGCGCGCACCCCGGCCATGAACCGCTGCACGTCGGGGTCGACGCGTATGTCGCTCGGCCGGAGCGGCCGTGAGAGGTAGAGCCCGTCGAGCGACGTCAACCGTGACAGCGCGACATACGTCTGTCCGGGTGCGAACGCGCCCGACCCGAGGTCGACGATCGCCCTGTCGTACGTCTTGCCCTGCGACTTGTGGATCGTGACCGCCCACGCCAGGCGCAGCGGGAACTGGGTGAACTCGGCCACGATCTCGCGCGAGAGCGACTTCGATCCGGCGTCGTAGGCGTAGCGGAACCTCTCCCACACCGCCGGCTCGACATCGAACTCCTCGCCCTCGACGTCGACCCTCACCGTGCCGCCGGCGATGCGCGTGACCGTGCCGATCGTCCCGTTGACCCAGCGCGGCGGCTCGCCGAAGGACTGGGTGTCGTTGCGCAGGAACATGACCTGTGCCCCGACCTTGAGCTTGAGGTCGACGTCGGCGGGGTACGAGGCATCCCCTCGCCCGAAGTCGCCGTTGATCTCGGCGGTCGCGGTCTGCTCGCGGCCGATGAGCTCAGTGAGATGGCGGCGGTTGATGCCGTTGACGATGTCGTTGCGCGTCGCGAGCGTGATGATCGGATGCTCGCCGTCGGCCGGGTCGGGAGGCGTGCGCGCACCGGTGTCGTTGAGGATCTGCGCGATGTCGGCCGTCACCCTGCCGTACCGCACGGCGTTGAGCATCGCCTTGAACGCCGGGTCGGACTGACGATGGATGTCGACGAGCTCGCGAATGTGCAGGTCGGCGCCGTAGGAGCCGATGTCGATGATGCCGTCGCTCGCGGTCTCGCCGACCCACACCTTCGCGTCGAAGAACCAGAATGAGCGGTAGTGGTCGCGGATGTAGCGCAGCTCGTCGCCGCGCGGCGGCACCGGGGCGAGCTGGTACGGATCGCCGAACATCACGATCTGGACCCCGCCGAACGGCTCGGCGCGGCGACCGCGCGCCTGCCGGAGCGACCGGTCGATGGCGTCCATGAGGTCGGCGTTGACCATGGAGATCTCATCGATCACGAGGGTGTCGATGGCGTTGAGGATCTTGCGCGCGGCATCGGACTGGTCGATCTCGCCGTTCGCGATCAGCCCGATCGGCAGACGGAACAGCGAGTGGATCGTCTGTCCTTCGACGTTGAGCGCGGCGACCCCGGTGGGAGCGCACACCGCGATCGACTTGCTGGTGTGCCAGGCGAGGTGCTGCAGCAGGGTCGATTTGCCCGTGCCGGCGCGGCCGGTGACGAAAACGTGCTCCCGCGTGTCCTCGATGAGCCGGAACAGGGACTCCTGCTCGGCGGACAGCGGCGGCGTGGTCACCGATTCATGTTAGCCAGCGGATGCCGGACCCCGGCCGGCGACGGGCGGATCGGTGGACGACGCCTCCCCGTCCACAGGCGGTTCGGCATCCCGCCACCGACCCGTGCCGGCGACGACCTCGTCCATGATGGCGCGGAAGCGCGGGCACGTCGTGATGTCGTGCGAACGGCAGCGGAGCGCGTGCTCGGTCATGCGTCTCGACTGCTCCATGTCCGCCATCCGCCGGGCGAGGTCGGCCAGGTGCTCCGCGAGCACACGGTGACGCTCGGGCGCCTGCTCGTCGAGCAGGACGCCGATCTGCTCGAGGCTCATCCCCGCCGCCTTGCTCCGCACGATCACCCCGACGCGGACGAGATCGTCGTCGGAGAAGAGCCGGCGGCCGGAGCTATCGCGCTCCGGATGCAGCAGACCGACGTCCTCCCAATGGCGAAGCACGTGCGTGGCGAGCCCGAACCGATTGGCGGCATCCCCGATCGGAAGGCGACTTGACTTCATGTCGACATGAAGTCACAGGATCGAGGAGAACACAAGCAAGAAGGAGGACGCGCCGTGTACGAAGCGATCGTGATCGGGGGCGGACCCGCGGGTCTGCAGGCCGCGCTGACACTGGGACGGATGCATCGGCGAACGCTGCTCGTCGATTCCGGCGAGTACCGCAACGGCACCGTCGAGCATGCCCACAATCTGCTGGCGAACGACGGCGTCGCACCCGCCGAGCTGCGCGCCCGCGCTCGGACGGAGCTCGTCGCGTACCCGACGGTCGAGGTGCGCGATGCCGCGGTGGAGAGCGTGGTCGCCGCCGACGGCGGGTTCACGATCGCCCTCGCGGACGGGGAGGTCGTGCGGGCCGCTCGCGTGGTGCTCGCGACCGGGGTCCGCGACGAGCTGCCGCCGATTCCCGGACTCGCGGCCGAGTGGGGTCGGCGCGTCGCGCAATGTCCTTTCTGCCACGGCCACGAGTTCGCCGGGCGGGCGGTCGCGGTGGCGCTCGACGGCGAGCACGCCGAGATGATCCGGCGGATGCTGGCGCCGTTGGCGTCGGAGGTCGTGGTGATCCCACCGGGGTCGATCGAACGCATCGTCGCCGAGGCCGAAGGTCTTCGCATCGAGACCCGCGACGGCACTGCCCGGTCCGTGGCCGGCCTCTTCGTGGCTCCGACGCCGAGCCAGCGGGCGCCCTTCGCCGAACGACTCGGGTGCCGGATGCTGCCGAGCGGCGCCGTCGAGGTCGATCTGGTCGGCGCCACCTCGGTGCCCGGCGTCTACGCCGCGGGCGACATGGCCCACACGGCGGCGGCCGCCGGCCCGATGGTCTCGCTCGCCGCGGCGATCGCGGCCGGTCAGATGGCGGCCGCGGGGGTCGTGCGCGACCTCACCTCCGCCACGGCCTGACCGCACCGCGCATCTCCGTATGACGGAGGTTCGGGGAGAACGCCGGCGACTTCCTAGACTGGAGCGGTGGACCAAGGGGCGGTGGACACCACGGCTGGTCGCGCGTCGGCGCCGCCGGCGCCCTCCGCGAGCCCGGGCGACGGCACCCCCGGACCGATCCAGCCGCCCCGCAAGCCTCGCCGTCGGCGCAGCCTCGCGCTCGACCTCACGCTGCTCGGCGTGGTCGGAGTGCTCCTCGTCGGTGCGACCGCCGCAGCGGTGGGCGCGATCCAGAAGGAGTTCTACAGCCCGACGGCCTTCGTCGAGCGCTACCTCTCGATGCTCGCCGACGGCGACGCGGCCGAGGCCCTCACCGTGCCCGGCGTCGCCGTCGACTCGGCGGCGCTGGAAGCCGCCGGGCTGCCCGCCACCGCATCGGAGGCGCTGCTGCGCGAGGCGGCGCTCGCACCGCTCGCCGACGCTCGCGTCGTGTCGGAGACCGTCGACGGCGAGATCACCCGCGTCAGCGTCGAGTACGAGGCGGGCGGATATCCCGGCACGACCACGTTCGCCGTGGCGCGCGACGGATCGATCGGCCTCGCCCCGACGTGGCGCTTCGCCACCAGCCCGCTGGCGGTGATGGACCTCGTCGTGAAGGGGTCGATGGTCTTCTCGGTGAACGGGTTCGAGATCGACAAGCGTCAGGTCTCGGTGGACGGAGCGGATGCCGATCCGCTCGCCGCCGTCCCGCTCCTGGTGTTCTCACCGGGCCTGTACTCCGTGTCGGTCGACACGGCCATCTCGGCGACGCCGGGCGTGGCGGTCCTCTCCGACAGCCCATTCCACGACATCCCCGTCGAGATCCAGGCGGAGGCCACCGACGAGTTCATCGCGGTGGTGCAGGGAGAGGTGGAGGAGTTCCTCACGGCGTGCGCGACGCAGGAGGTGCTGCAGCCCACTGCGTGCCCGTTCGGATACGTCGTTCAGGATCGCATCGACTCGCTGCCGAAGTGGTCGATGGTGAAGCAGCCGAGCGTGAAGGTCACGCCCGAGGGCGCCGGCTGGCGCATCGAGCCGGCCGATGCGACCGCGCACATCGAGGTCGACATCCAGTCGCTGTACGACGGGTCCATCAGCCACGTGAGCGAGGACGTCCCCTTCATCGTGACCGGCCAGATCACGGTGCAGCCCGACGGCCGGGCATCGATCGTCGTGTCGGGCCCTGACACGCAGTAGGCGTCAGCGACCCGCCCGGGCATCCCGCTCGGCGAGCTCGGCGAGGCGGGCGTTGTACTCCTCGAGCTCCGCATCGCCGGTGCGGTCGGCGTGGCGGTCCCGGCGCTTCTGGTCACGGGCATCGCTGCGGCTCCACTGGATCGCCACCGTGATGGCGAGGATGAGCGTCGGGATCTCGCCGATCGACCAGGCGACGCCGCCGCCGGTGTACTGGTCGTCGAGCGGAGTCGCGCCCCACGTGCGCCCCATCGATCCGAACCACTCGGCCACCATCAGGCCCGACTGCATCATGATCGCGATCCCGAAGAACGCGTGCATCGCCATGATGCCGATGAGCAGCAGGAGGCGCCCCGGGTACGGCAGTCGATACGGCACCGGATCGATTCCGATGAGCGTGAGCACGAAGAGATACCCGGTGAAGAGGAAGTGCGCGGTCATCCACTCGTGACCGAGGTGGTCGTACAGCGACCAGCGGAAGAGATCGGTGTAGTAGAAGATCCACAGCGAGCCGATGAACAGGCCGGCCGCGACGAGCGGGTTCGTCAGCACGCGGGCGACGGGCGAGTGCACCGCCCACAGGATCCATTCGCGCCCACCGCGCGTGCCATCGTCCCTCTTGCGTATCGCCCGGGCCGCGAGCGTGACCGGGGCGCCGGCGACGAGCAGCAGCGGGATCGCCATGGTGAGGAGCATGTGCCCGACCATGTGCATGCTGAACAGGTAGTCCTGGTAGACGTTGATCACGCCGCCGGTCACCCAGACGAGCAGCCCGAGCCCCGCTACCCACATGATGGTCCGGTAGATCGGCCATTCGTCGCCGCGGCGACGCAGGCGCCATACGCCGACGAGGTAGAAGAACACTCCGAACCCTGCCGCGACGGCCCACAGCAGGTCGATGTTCCAGGCCGTGAGCCAGCGGTCGGGGGTGAGCTCGACCGGCAGCGGGGCGCCCGTCAGCACCTCCGCGGGGGTACGGACGGCGGGGAGACCTGCCGAGACCGGCGGAGGCGTGCGGGCGAGGGCGGCCGCCGCACCGCTCGCCGCGCCCATCAGCACGATCTCGAACACGATCAGGGTCCAGAACGTGCGGGATGCCGCATCCTCCCGGAGTCGCCCGATCAGACGCAGCCGATACCAGGCGCCGAAGACGCCGAGCCCGATCAGCGCCACGATCTTCACGCCGAGGATGACGCCGTACGGCGACAGAAGCGCGTCCCAGCTCTGCAGCCCGATCGCCGCACGCACGGTGCCCGACACGGCCACGACGACGAACGCCGCGAGAGCGATGCTCGAGTACCTCGAGAGCACCGGCGGGAGGCGGTCGCGGCCGAGGAGCGGGCGCACGAGAACCATCAGGATCAGCCCGCCGAGCCACACGGCTGCGGCGATGATGTGGAGGATGAGCGCCGTCATGGCCTCGTGGTGGAACGCCTCTTCGCCGGAGTGCCCCTGGGTGCCCATCGGCACGAGCGCGGCGACGGCGAGGATCCCCACGACGAACGTCGCCGTCCAGGAGCGCACGGCGAAGGTCAGGACGGTCAGCCCGGCACCGGCGACGGTGGTGATGAGCCAGGTGCGTCCGACTTCCGTCTCGATGAGGAAACGGCCGAGCTGCGCCCCGAACTCGGGACCGGCGTCGATCGCCGGGTTGAAGGCGTCGATGAAGGTGAGGAAGCCAGTTGCGGCGGCGGAGACCGTGAACACGGCGGCCGAGATGGATGCCGCATCGAGCGCGACGTCGAACTCTCGCTCGCCCGCCTTGAGGGCGAACAGGGCGGTGACGAGTGCACCCACCATGCCGGCGGCGGACAGGTTCACGAAGAGCTTGGCGACGGGGAGTCCCCAGCGCGCGAAGGGCCCCGGATCGCCGATCGCCAACGGCGCGGCCCCCCCGCCGTACGCCAGCGCCCAGACGAGCACGACGAGCGCGCTGACGACGAGGATCACCGGCCCCGCGGCCCGCAGGGCCCGTGCTGGACCCATGCGCCCCGAGGCTCCGCGCGGCGCGCCGGCGCCGTGTGGAGTGGGCGTGGGGATCACACCTCAAGCCTAGGCGTGCGCCGGAGCGTTGATCGCCGACCCCGGGCAAAGCAGAAGGGGGATGCCGCGGCATCCCCCTTCTTGTGTGGTCGTCGTTACTTGACGGCGGCCTTCAGCTTGGAGCCGGCGGTGACCTTCACACGCTGGCCGGCGGGGATCTTGATCTCCTCGCCCGTCTGGGGGTTGCGGCCGGTGCGAGCCGACGTCTCGACGCGCTCGAACGAGATCCAGCCGGGGATCGAGACCTTGCTGCCCTTGGCGACCGCCTCGGAGACGGTGGAGAAGAGGGAGTCGAGCACGCCCGACACGGCGGACTGGCTCTGCCCGGTCGCGCTGGCGATGCTCGCGACGAGTTCGGTCTTGGTGATGGACTTGTCGGCCATGGGGATTGTCCTCCAAAAGGCGGCGGAATCGCCGTCCTTTTCATTGCTCGGACCGGACGGCATTCGCCCCCCGGCTGGTCGGATCGACCGCCTCGAATGTACCTGACTTCGCGCGCAGATCCGCGTATTTCCGGGGTTTTCCGCCGTTCCGGGCGGCGTGTCGGGGGTCAAAGTGGCCTGTGTGACCGATGTGACGCCCGTTTCAGGCCCGATCCGTGACGGGAACGTGGGCTCAGCGGCGGTGCGAGGCGATGACTCCGCGGGCCGTCCGGGCGAACGCGGGAGCGACCCGATCCTGACCGTCGAGGTAGCCGCCGACGAGCGCTGCGTCGCGCAGCAGCACGAGGGAGGATGCCACATCGGCGGGGTCGACGAGGCCTGCGGCGGTCGCGAGCTGCTCCAGCGTCGAGCGGAACCACTCGCGATGAGCGTCGATGAGGTCGCGCACCGGACCGGCGTCGGGGTACTCCGCGGCCGCGTTGATGAAGGGGCAACCGCGCGTGTGGCGCTCGCGGATGTCCTGCTCGATGCCGCCGATGACGAGCTCGAGCAGCACGTCGGGATCGGATGATGCCGCGCCGGCCTGGGCGAACAGTGCGCGAAGGCCCTCGTCCTCGCCCCGCAGATAGGCCAGGACCAGACCCTCCTTGCCCTCGAACTGCTTGTACATCGTCGCGCGGGTCACGCCGGCCGCTTCGATGATGCGATCGACGCCGACCGAGTGGATGCCTTCGCGATAGAAGAGGTCGGTCGCGGCATCCAGGAGCCGTCCTCTGGCAGGGGAGGGGCGGGTGCTCGCGGCCTGCGCGGGGGTGGTGCTCATGGTTCTCCTCCGGGGTCCATCGTGCCACTTCGAACTGATTTGAGAATCTTTGGGAATACTCTTGTGTAGATAGAACGTTCGGTCTACTATCAGATTACATCAACCGGACGGCACAGGATCCGGAATCTGGAACTCAACACAAAGCCCACCGCGACACCACACAGGAGATCGACATGAACACCACGACCAAGACCCCCATCGTCCTCATCCATGGCCTCTGGATGACCCCGAAGAGCTGGGACACCTGGGCCGAGCGCTTCCGCGCCGCCGGCCACCAGGTCATCGTCCCGGGATGGCCCGGCATCGACGACCGCACCGTCGAAGACATCCGCCGCAACCCCGCCGCACTCAAGGGGATCGGCCTGAAGCAGATCGCCGACAACTACGAGCGCATCATCCGCGAGCTGCCGCAGAAGCCGATCATCATCGGCCACTCGTTCGGTGGAGTCCTCACCCAGATGCTCGCCGACCGCGGCCTCGGAGTCGCGTACGTCGGCGTCGCACCCGGACAGACCGCCGGCGTCACCGCGCTCCCGCTCTCGACGCTGTGGACCGGCACGCCGATCCTCGCGAACCCCTTCGGTCGGAACGGCGCGAAGCCGCTGTCGAAGCGCCACTTCCACTTCACCTTCGGCAACGACCTGCCCCGCGAGGAGTCCGACAAGCTCTGGGAGGAGTTCGCGGTGAACTCGTACAACCGGGTCTTCTTCGAGGGCGTGCTGTCCGTGCTCAACGAGAAGGGCGGCGTCACCCACGTCGACTACGGCCGCACCGACCGCGCACCGCTCCTCATCATCACGGGTGAGATCGACCACGTCGTGCCGCCCGCCATCGGCGAGGCCATCGTGAAGAAGTACCAGAAGTCGGGCAGCCCCGCGATCGTCGACTACAAGACGTACCCGGGTCGCACCCACCGCCTCGTCAGCCAGGACGGCTGGGAGGAGATCGCCGACTACGCCCTCGAGTGGGCCACCACCCACCAGGTGCGCGAGGCGCAGGCGGCCGCCCCCGAGACCGAGGCGGCACAGTAATCGGATGCCCCCCGGCGCCGACGGGGAACCACTCCGCCGCCGGGACGCCAGCCCTGCTGGGGTCCCGGCGGTCGAGTGGTGTCTCGGCCGGTGTCCGTGGTGGGACACAGGGCCCGGAGTTCGCGAGAGCTCCGGGCCCTTCCGCTGCCCGGCGCCGACAGTGCGCAAATCACGGCGGCAGCAGCGGTCGCGTAGCCGTTCGTGCGCTCTCGGCCGGAGCCCGCGTTGCGGTGGTCAGTCGTGCAGGCGGCGGAGGGCCGTCAGCACGTCCGCGTGCCAGCGACGCGCGGCGGGGAGCACGGCCGTGAAGATCGCGGCGTCGTGGGTCACGCCGAGGTAGCGGACGGCACTCGCCTCGACCCCTGCTCTGCGCAGCGCTGCGGCGTAGGCCTCGCCGTCGCCGCGGAGCGGGTCGTACTCCGCCGTGAGGATCACCGCCGGAGGGAGTCCTTCGTGGGATGTCGCCCGCAGCGGAGAGGCGAGCGGCTCGCGCGCATCGGCGGGTCGGGCGAGGTAGGTGCGCGCCACGGAGCGCAGCTCGCGCAGCGCGATGATGCTCGGGATGCCGAGCGCCCGCGTCGCGCGCAGGTCGAGGTGCTTCCCGGTCAGGTCGACCACCGGGACTTCGAGCACCTGGAGCCGGAGCGGGTGCCGGGCGCCGTCACGGTTGGCGAGGGTCAGAGCGGCCGCGATGTTCGCCCCCGCCGACGCCCCGGCGACGCCGATCCGCTCCGGGTCGATGCCCAGCTCGCCCGCCTGGGCGAAGAGCCAGTCCAGCGCGGCGGTCGCCTGCCCGACCGCGACCGGGTACCGATGCTCGGGCGCCAGCGCGTAGTCGACGGCCGCGATCGCGACCCCCGAGTCCGCTGCTCGGCGGCGGTACGCGGCATCCGTCGTGGGATAGTCGATGCCCCCGATGCGGAAGGCGCCCCCGAAGAACGCGAGGACGGCGGGAACGGGGGCTCCCGTCTCGTCGGGGTGGTAGACGCGCACGCGCACTGCGGGGAGTCCGGGCGCGTCCACCCGGTGCTCGGTGGTGCGGATGCCGGGGCCCGGCGTGCCCAC from Microbacterium sulfonylureivorans includes these protein-coding regions:
- a CDS encoding cytochrome c oxidase assembly protein — encoded protein: MGPARALRAAGPVILVVSALVVLVWALAYGGGAAPLAIGDPGPFARWGLPVAKLFVNLSAAGMVGALVTALFALKAGEREFDVALDAASISAAVFTVSAAATGFLTFIDAFNPAIDAGPEFGAQLGRFLIETEVGRTWLITTVAGAGLTVLTFAVRSWTATFVVGILAVAALVPMGTQGHSGEEAFHHEAMTALILHIIAAAVWLGGLILMVLVRPLLGRDRLPPVLSRYSSIALAAFVVVAVSGTVRAAIGLQSWDALLSPYGVILGVKIVALIGLGVFGAWYRLRLIGRLREDAASRTFWTLIVFEIVLMGAASGAAAALARTPPPVSAGLPAVRTPAEVLTGAPLPVELTPDRWLTAWNIDLLWAVAAGFGVFFYLVGVWRLRRRGDEWPIYRTIMWVAGLGLLVWVTGGVINVYQDYLFSMHMVGHMLLTMAIPLLLVAGAPVTLAARAIRKRDDGTRGGREWILWAVHSPVARVLTNPLVAAGLFIGSLWIFYYTDLFRWSLYDHLGHEWMTAHFLFTGYLFVLTLIGIDPVPYRLPYPGRLLLLIGIMAMHAFFGIAIMMQSGLMVAEWFGSMGRTWGATPLDDQYTGGGVAWSIGEIPTLILAITVAIQWSRSDARDQKRRDRHADRTGDAELEEYNARLAELAERDARAGR
- a CDS encoding TetR/AcrR family transcriptional regulator codes for the protein MSTTPAQAASTRPSPARGRLLDAATDLFYREGIHSVGVDRIIEAAGVTRATMYKQFEGKEGLVLAYLRGEDEGLRALFAQAGAASSDPDVLLELVIGGIEQDIRERHTRGCPFINAAAEYPDAGPVRDLIDAHREWFRSTLEQLATAAGLVDPADVASSLVLLRDAALVGGYLDGQDRVAPAFARTARGVIASHRR
- a CDS encoding heme oxygenase (biliverdin-producing), with amino-acid sequence MSDPIPFSAALRERSSRAHSSSEHAGFMADLMTGEGTRDDYVALVAQHWFIYEALERTAGQMRSDPVASVFISDKLTRLPALEADLEFLVGPDWKSAITPLPTTQRYVDRINEVGATWPGGFVAHHYTRYLGDLSGGQFIGRLMARRFGFETNGIGFYLFEDIADPRAFKDVYRDQLDAAPWDAAEQERVIDEVLLAYRFNTELFDDLAQAKAAQVA
- a CDS encoding ATP-dependent DNA helicase encodes the protein MTTPPLSAEQESLFRLIEDTREHVFVTGRAGTGKSTLLQHLAWHTSKSIAVCAPTGVAALNVEGQTIHSLFRLPIGLIANGEIDQSDAARKILNAIDTLVIDEISMVNADLMDAIDRSLRQARGRRAEPFGGVQIVMFGDPYQLAPVPPRGDELRYIRDHYRSFWFFDAKVWVGETASDGIIDIGSYGADLHIRELVDIHRQSDPAFKAMLNAVRYGRVTADIAQILNDTGARTPPDPADGEHPIITLATRNDIVNGINRRHLTELIGREQTATAEINGDFGRGDASYPADVDLKLKVGAQVMFLRNDTQSFGEPPRWVNGTIGTVTRIAGGTVRVDVEGEEFDVEPAVWERFRYAYDAGSKSLSREIVAEFTQFPLRLAWAVTIHKSQGKTYDRAIVDLGSGAFAPGQTYVALSRLTSLDGLYLSRPLRPSDIRVDPDVQRFMAGVRAQAQAQTQAT
- a CDS encoding NAD(P)/FAD-dependent oxidoreductase, translated to MYEAIVIGGGPAGLQAALTLGRMHRRTLLVDSGEYRNGTVEHAHNLLANDGVAPAELRARARTELVAYPTVEVRDAAVESVVAADGGFTIALADGEVVRAARVVLATGVRDELPPIPGLAAEWGRRVAQCPFCHGHEFAGRAVAVALDGEHAEMIRRMLAPLASEVVVIPPGSIERIVAEAEGLRIETRDGTARSVAGLFVAPTPSQRAPFAERLGCRMLPSGAVEVDLVGATSVPGVYAAGDMAHTAAAAGPMVSLAAAIAAGQMAAAGVVRDLTSATA
- a CDS encoding HU family DNA-binding protein is translated as MADKSITKTELVASIASATGQSQSAVSGVLDSLFSTVSEAVAKGSKVSIPGWISFERVETSARTGRNPQTGEEIKIPAGQRVKVTAGSKLKAAVK
- a CDS encoding alpha/beta hydrolase, giving the protein MNTTTKTPIVLIHGLWMTPKSWDTWAERFRAAGHQVIVPGWPGIDDRTVEDIRRNPAALKGIGLKQIADNYERIIRELPQKPIIIGHSFGGVLTQMLADRGLGVAYVGVAPGQTAGVTALPLSTLWTGTPILANPFGRNGAKPLSKRHFHFTFGNDLPREESDKLWEEFAVNSYNRVFFEGVLSVLNEKGGVTHVDYGRTDRAPLLIITGEIDHVVPPAIGEAIVKKYQKSGSPAIVDYKTYPGRTHRLVSQDGWEEIADYALEWATTHQVREAQAAAPETEAAQ
- a CDS encoding MerR family transcriptional regulator codes for the protein MKSSRLPIGDAANRFGLATHVLRHWEDVGLLHPERDSSGRRLFSDDDLVRVGVIVRSKAAGMSLEQIGVLLDEQAPERHRVLAEHLADLARRMADMEQSRRMTEHALRCRSHDITTCPRFRAIMDEVVAGTGRWRDAEPPVDGEASSTDPPVAGRGPASAG
- a CDS encoding alpha/beta hydrolase fold domain-containing protein; translated protein: MPLDPFFAERLRVHRRYLLEKNLRQVGARVSALWPFTRESPASSDSAAEGPGREDVRAELRRGPVTHDARSRARARHRRAALAWDRTELRTVGTPGPGIRTTEHRVDAPGLPAVRVRVYHPDETGAPVPAVLAFFGGAFRIGGIDYPTTDAAYRRRAADSGVAIAAVDYALAPEHRYPVAVGQATAALDWLFAQAGELGIDPERIGVAGASAGANIAAALTLANRDGARHPLRLQVLEVPVVDLTGKHLDLRATRALGIPSIIALRELRSVARTYLARPADAREPLASPLRATSHEGLPPAVILTAEYDPLRGDGEAYAAALRRAGVEASAVRYLGVTHDAAIFTAVLPAARRWHADVLTALRRLHD